TCGTCGTCGGCATCCTTCGCGACCCAGCCGGTGAGGATGTTGCCGGAGGTGGGGATCTCGGCGCCGTCCGGCTCGGCGCCGTTGGAGTTTGCGGAGTGGATGCGGAAAACGAAGGAGAGGAAGACATCGGAGCCGTCGGTGACGGGCGTGGCAAGGGCGCGGGAGAGGACGGAGTTCACGTCGGCGCCGGTGATTTTGAGGGCGTTGCCGCCGCCGAGGACGACGCCGTTTGGCAACATATAGGTGACGGGCGCGGCGTCGTCGGCGACGGTCGCGCCGGCCTGCGCGGAGTAGGCGGCGCCCCAGCCGGTGCCGGCGTTGGCCCCGGAGAGCGCGCCGGCGGCGTAGGAGTCGAAGTCGTCGGTGGCGATGAGCGCGGCGCGGGCGGGGGCGAGGGCGCTGGCGAACGCGGCGAAGGCGATCGCGAGGGTGCTGATGGGGAGCGACGGGCGCCGTATGGCGTGCATGAGGAAGCAAAAGCAGTGCATGGCGGGGAAACGGTTGGGCGGGGACAATAGGAGGTTTTGACCGCCGGACATTTGCATCAAAGAATGGAGGGGGACAGAGAAACGAGTGCTTACATAAGATTTTCAAATGCTGCGGAGTTACCGGCGGGCTGGCGGGGACAACGCCCTTGCCCGGCACCGGAAGAGATGACCGGAATCTCAGCGGATTTTGCCGGTGTTTTCGGGGTTCGCTTGCGGCGTTCAGCACGCGCGCGCGGCGTGCAGCGCGGCGATCTGCCCGGCGGAGAGCGCCGTGTCATACACTGCCAGGCCGCCGATGCGGCCGACGAAATGATTGCCCATCTCGCCCGAGCGGAACACCGCGCCGACAGTGAAGTCCGAGCCGCCCGCGCCGCCGTCGTGGATCGCGCGCGGCCAGAAATACGGGCTGAGGCCGGGCCGGTAATCGAGCGCGCCGTCGAGATACACGCGCACCCAGTTGCGGTCGAACGTGAACGCCACCTGGTGCCACTCGCCGAACGTCACCGGCCGCGCGCCGATGCCGGCCTCCATGCAGTATTTGTAGCCGGGGCTGGGCCGGCCCGTAGCCGAGACGTGCCCGCACACGGAGTCGCGGCTGTCCCAGATGCCGAGGTCGAGGAACAGGCAATACTGGCGCGTGCCGCCGGTCTCGTTCCACATGCCGGCGACGGCCTCGCACTGGCGGAAACTTTTTCTCGCGCGCCAGACCCACGCGACGATCGAGAGCGGTCGCGCGCCGTGGAGGTTGAGCGCGGGGCAGTCGGCGCGCGGCAGGTTGAACCACTGGCCCTCGCGCAACTCCGCGCAAAAGGGGCCGCAGACGCCGTCGCCGGCGCGCGCGACCGGCCCCTCGCGTTCGGCCAGCGCGTAGGCGTGGCGCCCTTCGGAGACGCGGGCGGCGCCGGCGGGTTCCTGAAACAGCCAGCGGCAGACGGGCACAGGGGCGCCTGCGTCCGTGACCGCGGGACGGCGTTTTTCGGAGAAGGCGCGCAAGGGCAGTGCGGCGGCCCCGGCGGCAATGGCGGCGCGGGCAAGAAAATCGCGACGGAGCATCATGGTTGGGAGCGGTTCGTTATTCTTTCTTTCATGGTGCGCGCGGCGGAGAGCGAGGAGAAGGGCAGGGCGGGGCGCGGCGGCGTCAGCGCGCGAGTTCGTAGGCGAGCTGCGTGCCTTCGGGCGTGGTGGTCGCGAGGCGAATCGCGAGGGCGGCGGTGCCGTCGCCCTCGGTTTTGGCGAGCGGGATTTCTCGGGCGCGCGCGCCGGTGGCGTCAACGGCCCACGCGCGCCAGTTGCCGTCGCCGGCCTCGGCGAGGCGGAGCGTGAGGAGGGTCTCGCCGCGGCGGACGAGGTGCGGCCCCTGGCCCCAGTTTGAGATAAGCCTGCGGTCGGACTCGGCGAAGACCGCGCCGGCGGGGAGCGCGTCGGTGAGGTGCGTGACGAGGATGCGGCGGGCTCCGGCGAGGGGAAGGCCGTCGAGCGACACGACGCCGATGGCGACGTCGGCCGTGTTTTCCTCGATGGAAACGAGCCCGCCGGAAAGACGCGCGCCGGCGGGGACGACGAAGAGCGCGCTACGCGGGGTGACGACGCGCACCGAGCCCTCGTCGGCGCGGAGTTCGATTTCACCGGTGTCGCTGGTGAAGCGCGTGGCGTCGGCGTTGACGGAGCCGGCGGGCAGCGCGCCGTCGCGCTGGAGCAGGGCGGGGAGCGTGTCGTC
This genomic stretch from Termitidicoccus mucosus harbors:
- a CDS encoding LamG domain-containing protein, which codes for MMLRRDFLARAAIAAGAAALPLRAFSEKRRPAVTDAGAPVPVCRWLFQEPAGAARVSEGRHAYALAEREGPVARAGDGVCGPFCAELREGQWFNLPRADCPALNLHGARPLSIVAWVWRARKSFRQCEAVAGMWNETGGTRQYCLFLDLGIWDSRDSVCGHVSATGRPSPGYKYCMEAGIGARPVTFGEWHQVAFTFDRNWVRVYLDGALDYRPGLSPYFWPRAIHDGGAGGSDFTVGAVFRSGEMGNHFVGRIGGLAVYDTALSAGQIAALHAARAC